A region from the Metarhizium brunneum chromosome 7, complete sequence genome encodes:
- the bdhA gene encoding (R,R)-butanediol dehydrogenase, translating to MATTTATADVTLVGTIRATAVSAPPPQQTMKAVRFHGKRDIRLDTIAAPKVGPGKVKIAPKFCGICGSDLHEYLGGANLIPKPENPHPITNETFPLTLGHEFSGIVEEVGEGVESVKPGDRVCVQPIIYDGDCRSCVRGLVNCCDQNGFVGLSGWGGGLCETMVVPDSCVKQLPDNVSLEEGALVEPLAVGWHAVDISPFKETDSVLILGAGPIGLAVVQVLVGRGCKNIIVTEVSSKRRDFATQFGAHHTIDPINEDVVARVEELTGGLGADVAFDAAGAQAALDTAFNALKARGTLVNIAVWEKRANLAMNGLVFRERGYMGVATYSLGDFEAVLDAISTGKIKPASMITKTIKLDQVVEEGFHALINDKENQVKILVDVGAGLSTST from the exons ATGGCAACCACGACGGCCACCGCCGACGTGACTCTGGTCGGCACTATTCGTGCCACAGCTGTCTCAGCACCCCCTCCTCAGCAGACCATGAAGGCTGTCCGCTTCCACGGCAAACGTGACATTCGTCTTGACACCATTGCTGCTCCCAAAGTCGGCCCTGGAAAGGTCAAGATTGCTCCCAAGTTCTGCGGCATCTGCGGATCAGACTTGCACGAGTATCTTGGCGGCGCCAACCTGATCCCCAAACCCGAAAACCCACACCCCATCACCAACGAGACTTTCCCCCTTACCCTTGGCCATGAATTTTCTGGCATTGTCGAGGAAGTTGGTGAGGGCGTGGAGTCTGTCAAGCCCGGAGACCGTGTATGTGTTCAGCCCATCATCTACGACGGAGACTGTCGCTCGTGCGTCAGAGGCCTCGTCAACTGCTGTGATCAAAACGGTTTTGTTGGCCTCAGTGGATGGGGCGGTGGCTTATGTGAGACCATGGTTGTTCCCGACTCTTGTGTTAAACAGCTTCCCGACAACGTTTCACTCGAAGAGGGCGCTCTCGTTGAGCCTCTCGCTGTGGGCTGGCATGCCGTCGACATTTCCCCCTTCAAAGAGACTGACAGTGTCTTGATCCTCGGTGCTGGTCCCATTGGCCTGGCCGTCGTACAGGTCTTGGTAGGACGCGGCTGCAAGAACATCATCGTTACTGAAGTCAGCAGCAAACGAAGAGATTTTGCAACCCAGTTCGGAGCACACCACACCATTGACCCCATCAATGAGGATGTGGTAGCAAGAGTGGAGGAACTTACTGGTGGTCTGGGTGCAGACGTTGCTTTTGATGCTGCCGGTGCCCAAGCCGCTCTCGACACTGCGTTTAACGCACTCAAGGCCCGAGGCACCCTGGTCAACATTGCCGTGTGGGAAAAGCgagccaacttggccatgaaTGGGCTTGTTTTCCGCGAGAGAGGATACATGGGAGT TGCTACCTACAGTCTCGGAGACTTTGAGGCGGTCTTGGACGCAATTTCGACTG GCAAGATAAAGCCTGCCAGCATGATCACCAAAACCATCAAGCTCGACCAGGTTGTCGAGGAAGGCTTTCACGCCCTCATCAATGATAAAGAAAACCAGGTTAAGATTCTCGTCGACGTTGGTGCTGGACTGTCCACCTCTACATGA
- the TRYP_18 gene encoding Trypsin: protein MARKSAIMLAVACSTLLTTAASIDKRLAGGEAAKISEIPSMVSIQNERGHHECGGTLLDSTTVLTAAHCLGSSHAVRAGTLNAHEGGVIANISSRKPHPNYKKRASVYDTPENDIAIVKLLTPIETSAVIEYATLPEDGSNPVADSAAIAAGW from the exons ATGGCACGCAAATCAGCTATCATGCTGGCTGTCGCATGCTCTACACTTTTAACGACGGCGGCAAGTATTGATAAGAGACTTGCTGGGGGAGAAGCTGCCAAAATTAGTGAGATTCCAAGCATGGTTAGCATTCAAAATGAGAGAGGTCACCACGAATGTGGTGGTACTTTATTGGATAGCACCACTGTTCTCACTGCCGCTCATTGCCTTGGATCAAGCCACGCTGTCAGGGCAGGAACGCTG AATGCACACGAGGGCGGAGTCATTGCGAATATTTCATCTCGGAAGCCGCACCCCAACTACAAGAAACGGGCTAGTGTTTATGACACTCCCGAGAATGACATCGCCATCGTGAAATTGTTGACTCCAATTGAGACAAGCGCTGTCATCGAGTACGCAACACTACCGGAGGACGGCTCAAACCCTGTAGCCGACTCTGCCGCAATAGCCGCAGGCTGGTAA